AGGTATACTGAGCAGCAGTTATTTCTGGAAGTTGGAATATTCACAAAATTCCATCTTTCACACCTAAATGTCAAAGTAGACAAACAAAACAGAACTATCGCAGAACTTCAATACCCAATCAGACTGTTGTGGTCCTTGGGTATTAGAAAGAACACAAACAAGAGATCAATGTCAAGGCCAAATACATATTTCTGCAAATTAAGTCTTCTTTCCCAcaactgaaaaattaaaaatcaacaaacaaagAAGCAAAAACACAGTTCTTCATTCTTCAAGAAATCTTCAGAGTaaacacaaacacaataaagatTCAATCTTACATCCATTAATGAAAATCGAAAGTGGAATTCTCACAAGAAAATAGCAACTTGTACCCAATTCAAAAAATGGCAATACCAACAAGATTACGCATTCAAAGCAGTCAATAAAATTCCATATTTTCAGCCCAGAACAATGAATCTCAATTTAAGTTCAAACAACAGAAATCACCTATAACCCTAAGGCCAAaatatcaacaaaaaaaaaaaacaatcacaaACAAAGAGTAGCACAATTGAAAGCACTCAAAACTCAAACTTGACGAACAAGAATTCACCTAAAATGGTAGCACCCAAGACCGTGCTTGACGCCGCACTTAAATTCTCCGATGTAACAGCTCCCGTCGGAACAAGTCTGCACTCCAACCCCATGGCTCTGCCCATTACACCACTCCCCGGCATAGCTATCCCCCGTATAAAACCTGTAAACCCCAAATCCATGTCTCAACCCTTGCCGATACTGACCGCGATAACGACTCCCTTTTGCCCAACTCTCAATTCCATATCCATCGTACCTCCCATCAATCCAATCACCCTCGTATCTTCCATTAACAAAATAATTGTAAACCCCACTTCCATTACACCTTCCCTTGTGAAACTCCCCTTCGTAGAAATCCCCATTACTGTAAAACTCAACCCCTTCGCGTACAATTTTTGTTTCTTTACGCTCTTTTCGCGGCGCCGATTCACCAATAAACCATTGCACAGATTTCGAATTAGTCTTCGAGAATCCAATTTTCTTGGTATGATCATTACAAAACTGTTTAAAAATCGCTAAACTTTGATGAATAAACCCCTTGTTCTTACCGGCGAAGAAAAGCGCCACGGCGATGAAAATCAAAGCTAACAAGATGTTCTCTGAAGTGGGTATTTCTTCTCTTCTGAgatggaagaagaaaaagaagaaaatcgtACACAAAATGAGAGTAGCCATGGCAAAAACAGGGCTGAACCTGGTCGAACGGGGTCGCCTGTGGGGCTTCTTGTCTTGTTCCTCATCTTCTTCTCGGGCGGTGACCAGGTCGTCCTCTGCGACAGAAGAGAGACTGTGGATGGAGGAGCGGACGGTGGGCGATGACCGGAGAAGTGAAGATTGGGTTCTTGTAAGCTTCGACTGGCTTTTCTGACCCTCCATTTCCGCGGGTCGCAGCGATCTCTCAATCCTAACCGTCCGACCTTCTACTCCTCCGTCCTTCTGTACCGTGAGATTCTAATAAGTGGAGTAGCAGCTGCCGGCGGCATCTCAACCCCGGCGCAGGATAAGCAGCGGCGCGTGCGCAAGTTAGCTACAAAGCGAGCAAacaaagtagagagagagagagagagagagagagagagagggcggaAATCCTTGCGCTTGTACCAGGTCTAGTCAATTTATCTGATTATTTGGGGGATAACTACTTCGTTTCAATCTGGGCCGTTGAAGGTGATCTAACGGGTGGATTTGGAGGCGCGTTTAGAACCGTTGGATGGACTTTGAGCGATCCCGGTCATGCCGGGGCAGATCTGGTCGTCGGATCTAGATTCGACCTTTTACATTACTGTTGCGGACCGGCACGTGCCACCAcagtttaaaactttaaatttGGTTAATGGAGAAGAAGCATTGAAATTGTTTCGCTCACTCACAGGCCCATGGCATTACCCTACGCAGTGGCCCCCACACCAATTGTCTAGCTATTATCATTTGCGGGACAAAATGGGTATTAActttgttcaaaactcaaaagCCGCGgatctcttttaaaattttaaaaaaataaataatgtcTTTTTCATGTCTAAATATAATTcacactattatttttattttagttgacTAACAATTGATAATtttaattctaaaaaatattttcaaaaagcatttttttatataaaaatatagttcttatttttaaaagataCTTTTCGTACAgtctatttttttataatttacatataagttttataaaaaaaaaataacacgtCAATATAATTCTATTTTATAAGAGATAATAATTAACACGAGACTTATGATCATCATTATACGACATGTTGAAAAAGATTAGTGtatttttttttgaagaattttaaAGAATTATCAATCGTTCTCATTTTGGGTGCTCTCTAATGAATGACATAAGACAGATACAACGGTTCATTAATGTTAACTAAATGTGATGATCATGATTATATGCAATCAGTTAATATAATAAAAACTTAtctaaatttttttcctttagtAATTCGATGCAAAGCACCTCACTAAATATTCAAATGTGTCGTATTAACCTATTTTATAGTTGAATTAATTTTGTTAtcatttattaaaatttaatttttatattataattcCTTTTAGGAGAATAAATTTTAATGAccaaaaaaatttctttgatttcATTTATCCAATTAtgttattattttcctttttagcaaCGCCCATattatagagaaaaaaaaataatcatgtaAGAATGTCCATAAAAACTATTATTAAGtacattttttataaataaataaaaaaaattagctattgaaaaaaacttaaatttaaaaaaaaaaacttatttctcttatatttttaattaaaaattcttTAAATATTGTTACCAAGtattgtttatatttttaaaaggaaCAACAACTGTGTCTGATTATTCTTACTtcaattatttataaattaaccAATCATTTGAAACTTAATTTGTTGACAATTTGttcaatattaatatttatatatatatatatatatatatatattaatattgaacaaattgttatatatgttaatttgttgacgatttggttttcattttcatttactttttattttcaattcaatttttggatctcgttaatttggttaaccaaattaatcgaatagtataaattaataataaacaattatatatatttagattaaaatattttatatattatatatatactaaaattttatttactttttgtatattatatatatatattaaaattttatacatattatatatattatttatatattaaaatattaaattggttaaCCAATTTATCCGAGATTCAGTTCATTTGGTTTTGACTTCggttaaatatggaatttcagtcggttcaattaataatattttttaaccaaaatttttcggttaattaactgaattcaTCGAACCGATCGAATTCTCACCCCTACCAATAGGAGCTCCAGGTCatcaaaaacaaaaatgtaaACATAATTTCTTTACAATCATTTCcatatcaaaaaaaaaatgtaaaatcatttttaaaattaagttagCACAATGCTAATGCTATGAAACTATTTAATTAAacttatcattaaatgtttaaataaattaatgaaaaaatattttatttaaagttgaTAAGGATAGGATTTTCTAAGTAACATATAATTATGTTATAAgcattttataaattttatttagaGTGGAATGATAATTGTTTCTTGTACTATTAGCAAAAACTTGTTTGAGTTCCTATACTTTGAGTTTAAggatttataattattatttttattcaattaaaGTTGTCATCTAAAATAATTtagtatttatgaattagagaataaaaattaatgaaacATCCCTTTGTCCTTAGATTAGTCGGTCCACTTAGggtttaatattattgttatgaGTCTCATTATGCATTGAagtcataatcaaaataaatttttttgaaatttttttaattgttagtcccataacaaataataaaaacattAATAGCATGAAATGAGTAAATCTTTAATtacactaattaaaaataaaatataggaattaaaataaatttcactTAATAATAAAGGGACTAATTTATGATTTCactcttttattttttgtaaagaAATTAATAGAAATCATATATAGTTATGGAGTAacttatttaatatttatactTATAAGAAATGTTTTTAACTAAGTTAATTTTAGTAAATGTgtttgttggaatttgtgtgatcccaaaagggggtgaattagtttttaaaaatatttcgactaaattaaacatttacgccgattcaccacatatcatatatCATTCAATataatgtgtatgaaaaatgattaagttataagtgtgaacatacacgtgcagtataTCTcctttaaataaaagtgtgcatgtaaataattataatcataaatgaataagcatacatatgctgaatttaaagggcataaattaaatgagataaggagagaatgacacatgatatttgttatcgagattcagttAAACCAGCTTACATccctaccttgggcataccctccaaggattccactaaacttgctcacttaaacgagcggAGTAAAAGTTGTTTACATCATCTTCTTACAGGGTAAGgaaaacctcagctcaattataaggttgagctcaacttgtctcacttatgggactgaaactccccaattcaatttttgggctgaactgaaccggtctcacttacagggctgagactccctagttcaattccagGCTAAACCCAACTGAtgcaataaaaattatttttgtacataataatgcttctaaaaatacaaacaaagatatgcaCGTTTAAGTTCAAATATacgcactctcttatgatatgatttatgctcagtagaataagggtgctatcaaataattttgcataaataaaaagtatatgaaaaatgagtattattgttctcctattaatatttgtacaaataaagaatattagagaatttagaaatttaagctcaagaaaatatttatactataaataattttctcctcaaaaatatttatcaaagaaataatcgggagaaaacctaagcaatactctcaaaaatatttttcaaagattaagtgccTAGTGAAAGTATGTGCAAATAAAatgtcctaaataaaatactcttctcaaaaatgattttgaaataaatgcataaaagagagtttgagagatttgtataaaagattttgtcccaaaagaatgattttgacAATGAAAAACGTTTTGagagaactttgattaataaTGGATTAAAGAGAAAATTTGGTTTAATCAAAGTCGCTAAAATgaagttatgagggggtatttatagattttccgaaaattataaccattggggatacacttggtattttggaaaagtttaattaaaagttaatgacgttttaacgcttttaaaaaatttcaacccgagagtttcggttgaccatatttgaggttcaatcgaccatatcactaagtttggtcgaccatgacatttttgaactgaggttttagTCAATGGTATTAAGGTGATTTTGAATCCTCCGAGTTCGATCGACCAGtgcaggttcggttgaccatattctgatgttcggtcgaccaagtcaaatTTTAATTAAGGGTTTGATCGACCAGAGCATTGGGAATCACCCACGTGTtaattcggtcaaccaagtcaaATTTTAATT
The sequence above is a segment of the Malania oleifera isolate guangnan ecotype guangnan chromosome 8, ASM2987363v1, whole genome shotgun sequence genome. Coding sequences within it:
- the LOC131162370 gene encoding uncharacterized protein LOC131162370 isoform X1, with translation MEGQKSQSKLTRTQSSLLRSSPTVRSSIHSLSSVAEDDLVTAREEDEEQDKKPHRRPRSTRFSPVFAMATLILCTIFFFFFFHLRREEIPTSENILLALIFIAVALFFAGKNKGFIHQSLAIFKQFCNDHTKKIGFSKTNSKSVQWFIGESAPRKERKETKIVREGVEFYSNGDFYEGEFHKGRCNGSGVYNYFVNGRYEGDWIDGRYDGYGIESWAKGSRYRGQYRQGLRHGFGVYRFYTGDSYAGEWCNGQSHGVGVQTCSDGSCYIGEFKCGVKHGLGCYHFRNGDRYAGEYFGDKVHGFGVYHFANGHRYEGSWHEGRKQGYGMYTFRSGETRCGEWDSGNLKHPLHPLTDAVLRAVQAARNTSENAIHLRRVDEQVNKAVMAANRAATAARVAAIKAVQNRMDGRFCDTYG
- the LOC131162370 gene encoding uncharacterized protein LOC131162370 isoform X2; protein product: MEGQKSQSKLTRTQSSLLRSSPTVRSSIHSLSSVAEDDLVTAREEDEEQDKKPHRRPRSTRFSPVFAMATLILCTIFFFFFFHLRREEIPTSENILLALIFIAVALFFAERKETKIVREGVEFYSNGDFYEGEFHKGRCNGSGVYNYFVNGRYEGDWIDGRYDGYGIESWAKGSRYRGQYRQGLRHGFGVYRFYTGDSYAGEWCNGQSHGVGVQTCSDGSCYIGEFKCGVKHGLGCYHFRNGDRYAGEYFGDKVHGFGVYHFANGHRYEGSWHEGRKQGYGMYTFRSGETRCGEWDSGNLKHPLHPLTDAVLRAVQAARNTSENAIHLRRVDEQVNKAVMAANRAATAARVAAIKAVQNRMDGRFCDTYG